One segment of Clarias gariepinus isolate MV-2021 ecotype Netherlands chromosome 6, CGAR_prim_01v2, whole genome shotgun sequence DNA contains the following:
- the gmppab gene encoding mannose-1-phosphate guanyltransferase alpha-B: MLKAVILIGGPQKGTRFRPLSFEVPKPLFPVAGVPMLQHHIEACAKVPNMKEIILIGFYQPNEELNRFIASAQQEFKVSVRYLQEFAALGTGGGIYHFRDQILSGGPSVFFLMNADVCSEFPLQDMLQFHHQQGKSHCGVILGTTANRKQSLNYGCIVENQETNEVLHFVEKPSTFISDIINCGIYIFTPEIFVHIGKVFQRHQEDRLLEEPPCGRQLRELIRLEQDVFTMLAGKKQLYVYKTQHFWSQIKSAGSAIYASRLYLNRYNKTHPERLAKNIEGGPKIIGNVYIHQTANIDSTAVLGPNVSIGKGVIIGAGVRVRESIVLHGATLQDHCCVLNSIVGWDSTVGKWARVEGTPSDPNPNDPFAKIDSETLFRDGGLTPSITILGCNVNIPSEVIIRNSIVLPHKDLNRSFKNQIIL; the protein is encoded by the exons ATGTTAAAGGCAGTGATTCTGATCGGCGGTCCTCAGAAAG GAACTCGGTTCCGCCCCCTGTCATTTGAAGTGCCCAAGCCTCTCTTTCCTGTGGCTGGTGTGCCAATGCTCCAACACCACATTGAGGCCTGTGCCAAG GTGCCCAATATGAAGGAAATCATCTTGATTGGGTTTTACCAGCCTAATGAGGAGCTGAACCGCTTCATAGCTTCTGCCCAGCAGGAATTTAAAGTCTCAGTAAG GTACCTGCAGGAGTTTGCGGCACTTGGCACAGGTGGAGGAATTTACCATTTCCGAGACCAGATCCTGTCTGGGGGACCGTCTGTGTTCTTCCTTATGAATGCCGACGTTTGCTCTGAGTTCCCCCTGCAGGACATGCTCCAATTTCACCACCAGCAAGGAAAATCTCACTGTGGAGTTATTTTGGGCACTACG GCTAACCGGAAACAGTCTTTGAACTATGGCTGCATTGTGGAGAACCAGGAAACAAATGAG GTGCTTCATTTTGTGGAGAAACCCAGTACGTTTATAAGTGATATTATCAACTGTGGCATCTACATATTCACCCCAGAGATTTTCGTCCACATTGGGAAAGTGTTTCAGAGACATCAGGAAGACAGGCTGCT AGAGGAGCCTCCGTGCGGCAGGCAGTTGCGAGAACTGATCCGCTTGGAGCAGGACGTTTTTACAATGCTGGCTGGAAAGAAACAACTTTATGTgtacaaaacgcaacatttcTGGAGCCAGATTAAATCAGCAGG CTCAGCAATATACGCCAGTCGGTTGTATCTGAACCGGTATAATAAGACGCATCCAGAAAGACTTGCCAAAAACATAGAAGGAGGCCCTAAAATAatag GGAACGTATACATCCATCAGACAGCTAATATTGACTCTACAGCTGTT CTGGGCCCTAACGTCTCAATAGGGAAAGGTGTAATAATCGGCGCAGGAGTTCGAGTGAGAGAATCAATCGTCTTACACGGCGCCACACTGCAG GATCACTGCTGTGTGCTTAACAGCATCGTGGGTTGGGACAGTACAGTCGGAAAGTGGGCGAGAGTGGAGGGGACGCCGAGTGACCCCAACCCCAATGACCCTTTCGCGAAAATCGACAGCGAGACCCTGTTCAGAGATGGAGGTTTGACTCCATCTATTACAATACTGG GGTGCAATGTGAATATTCCATCAGAAGTCATCATTCGAAACTCGATCGTACTTCCACACAAGGATCTAAACAGGAGCTTCAAGAATCAGATCATCCTCTAG